One genomic window of Polyangium aurulentum includes the following:
- a CDS encoding vWA domain-containing protein — protein sequence MKRTSFSTWACVLGALGLFIGGACGGTGSGETSGGGASGATAGTAAGGAGGAGGSGAGTIGGCEPACTAPQVCSAAGVCIDEGTCAADGDCMPGTICDLTTKACVPGGACGAQEAKVDNAPPNLLVVLDRSCSMTEAVGASNKWKIAVAAINKMTEAYKGKIRFGLGLFPDTVAPNCGQDKMVIPVGPDNETPIQTLLTAALKTADPYYPDNPCVTNIDTAMTQAATEPAFMDADRDSYALLISDGKQSAGCDPNGNADVMTEATIKNLYEVQGVPTFVLGFGSGIDPAQMNKFAVAGGVPKDGANKYYNAANQDSLDMALAAIAQKTLSCAYTLDKKPASASEIYVFFDNVTTPVPRDVTHMDGWDYDSAANQVVFYGPACDSLKTGVIKDLDIVLGCSEPTPN from the coding sequence ATGAAGCGAACCTCTTTCTCGACGTGGGCTTGTGTTTTGGGGGCGCTCGGCCTGTTCATCGGCGGGGCGTGTGGTGGGACGGGCTCGGGGGAGACGTCCGGGGGCGGGGCGTCGGGCGCGACGGCGGGGACTGCCGCGGGCGGCGCGGGCGGCGCGGGCGGCAGCGGCGCGGGCACGATCGGCGGCTGCGAGCCGGCGTGTACGGCCCCGCAGGTGTGCAGCGCGGCGGGCGTGTGCATCGACGAGGGCACCTGCGCGGCCGACGGCGATTGCATGCCCGGCACGATCTGCGACCTGACCACGAAAGCTTGCGTCCCCGGCGGCGCTTGCGGCGCGCAGGAGGCCAAGGTCGACAACGCCCCGCCGAACCTGCTCGTCGTGCTCGACCGCTCCTGCTCGATGACCGAGGCGGTCGGCGCCAGCAACAAGTGGAAGATCGCGGTCGCGGCCATCAACAAGATGACCGAGGCTTACAAAGGCAAGATCCGCTTCGGCCTCGGGCTCTTCCCCGATACCGTCGCGCCGAACTGCGGCCAGGACAAGATGGTCATCCCGGTGGGCCCGGACAACGAGACGCCGATTCAAACGCTGCTCACGGCGGCGTTGAAGACGGCGGACCCCTATTATCCTGACAACCCCTGCGTCACGAACATCGACACGGCCATGACCCAGGCGGCCACCGAGCCCGCGTTCATGGATGCCGATCGCGACAGCTACGCGCTGCTCATCTCCGACGGCAAGCAATCGGCGGGCTGCGATCCGAACGGCAATGCCGACGTGATGACCGAGGCGACGATCAAGAACCTCTACGAGGTGCAGGGCGTGCCCACCTTCGTGCTCGGGTTCGGCTCGGGCATCGATCCGGCGCAGATGAACAAGTTCGCGGTCGCGGGCGGGGTGCCCAAGGACGGGGCGAACAAGTATTACAACGCCGCGAACCAGGACAGCCTCGACATGGCCCTCGCCGCGATCGCGCAGAAGACGCTCTCGTGCGCCTACACGCTCGACAAGAAGCCCGCCAGCGCGTCGGAGATCTACGTCTTCTTCGACAACGTCACGACGCCCGTCCCGCGCGACGTCACGCACATGGACGGCTGGGACTACGACTCGGCCGCCAATCAGGTCGTCTTCTACGGGCCGGCCTGCGACAGCCTGAAGACCGGGGTCATCAAGGATCTCGACATCGTGCTCGGCTGCAGCGAGCCCACCCCGAACTAG
- a CDS encoding poly-gamma-glutamate hydrolase family protein, translating into MKPVRPHPTLTDAEVEAQGGFVERLADDGASAFLIAIAPHGGWIERFTDMQAERLRDALAGFGASSWLCRGHRPGGGAYASFHVPSTDIDEASFPLLGRVLGRGFAHAVAFHGHDVPGVLIGGSAPEAQKLAVKAAIEVALAGAGVAVRVADASCRHAGESPRNVVNRLAPGGGLQIEQCMRARQSHWAAIADAVASVYLART; encoded by the coding sequence ATGAAGCCCGTCCGCCCGCACCCGACCCTCACCGACGCCGAAGTCGAGGCGCAGGGAGGGTTCGTCGAGCGGCTCGCGGACGACGGCGCGAGCGCGTTCCTCATCGCAATCGCGCCGCATGGCGGCTGGATCGAGCGATTCACCGACATGCAGGCCGAGCGGCTCAGGGACGCGCTCGCGGGCTTCGGGGCCTCGTCGTGGCTTTGCCGTGGCCATCGGCCGGGCGGCGGCGCCTACGCGAGCTTTCACGTCCCCTCGACGGACATCGACGAGGCGTCCTTTCCGCTGCTCGGCCGCGTCCTCGGGCGCGGCTTCGCCCACGCCGTCGCGTTCCATGGCCACGACGTGCCCGGCGTGCTCATCGGAGGCTCCGCGCCCGAGGCGCAGAAGCTCGCGGTGAAGGCCGCGATCGAGGTCGCGCTCGCGGGCGCGGGGGTCGCCGTGCGCGTCGCCGACGCGTCGTGCCGGCACGCGGGGGAGAGCCCGCGCAACGTCGTCAACCGCCTCGCGCCGGGCGGCGGGCTGCAGATCGAGCAATGCATGCGCGCGCGACAATCGCACTGGGCCGCGATCGCGGACGCGGTCGCCTCCGTGTACTTGGCGCGTACTTGA
- a CDS encoding phosphate/phosphite/phosphonate ABC transporter substrate-binding protein, protein MTLPTLTFGVVPFKQDNGARLLLNDFCARLGDAIGHVVHPHRAPSPEALAAAVSAGRVHVAWLSPTLLATSKLADLVVPLASSIREGSAQYHAALFARDDSPIKAAEDLARKRVAWVAPSSASGYIYPRLALARRGLDPRTLFASEGFHQSHGAVAAAVSEGRADVGATFVSFENGDPSRPVARAGFRELEGASPARIVLMAGPIPADVIVALRSFNPQFRANLLRALKVLAAGEATSASVQSIFGVRTFAAHSENALATLHQMIKSARDMGLL, encoded by the coding sequence TTGACGCTTCCCACCCTCACGTTCGGCGTGGTTCCCTTCAAGCAGGACAATGGCGCGCGCCTGCTGTTGAACGACTTTTGCGCGCGGCTCGGCGACGCGATCGGGCACGTCGTTCACCCGCACCGGGCGCCGTCGCCCGAGGCGCTCGCCGCCGCCGTCAGCGCGGGCCGCGTCCACGTCGCCTGGCTGTCGCCCACGCTGCTCGCGACGTCGAAGCTCGCGGACCTCGTCGTGCCGCTCGCGAGCTCGATCCGCGAGGGATCCGCCCAGTATCACGCCGCGCTCTTCGCGCGCGACGATTCTCCGATCAAGGCCGCCGAGGATCTGGCGAGAAAGCGCGTCGCGTGGGTCGCGCCCTCGAGCGCCTCCGGGTACATCTACCCGCGCCTCGCCCTCGCGCGCCGCGGGCTCGATCCGCGCACGCTCTTCGCCTCGGAGGGGTTTCATCAATCGCATGGCGCCGTCGCCGCGGCCGTGAGCGAGGGGCGCGCGGACGTGGGGGCGACGTTCGTGAGCTTCGAGAACGGAGACCCGTCGCGGCCCGTCGCGCGCGCGGGCTTTCGCGAGCTCGAAGGCGCGAGCCCCGCGCGGATCGTCCTCATGGCGGGCCCGATCCCCGCCGACGTCATCGTCGCGCTCCGCTCGTTCAACCCGCAGTTCCGGGCGAACCTGCTTCGCGCGCTCAAGGTCCTCGCCGCGGGCGAGGCGACGAGCGCGAGCGTCCAGTCCATCTTCGGGGTGAGGACCTTCGCGGCGCACTCCGAGAACGCGCTCGCGACCCTGCACCAGATGATCAAGAGCGCCCGCGACATGGGGCTCTTGTAG
- a CDS encoding L,D-transpeptidase — protein sequence MRLALRRVLLPLVLLSTGCASDPPPPRPGPVAAPENAGAAVLPARAEPTSGARVAIDAGADAEAPVAKDAKGARPRLGSIGYTTWIVSDKLAKNRIGQVRPGTTIPLRSEAPVELPRRSDHGRCKSGRLYEVEPRGYVCEDDTVTRDLEGPLFRALAFAAPREGARPYDYAFTTRAPMYGKLPTEKEQRRAERRMWPIEKLAKVRRSTDGHEDLDELTPPKPTGPMPDFLAQNPELPLPIGRREGLVRKEIPYGSMLSFSHSFDAGGRTFLLSPDLTLVPADRVRPFRPSSFRGVPIDEAHPLPLGWFRKKPRPRYRRDERGSFVETGEPWAPRTFVGLTGKKVEHDGDLFWETREPGPIYARARDVSIVREPEEMPDVVAPDEKWIDVSLGGGTLTLFEGKRAVYSTLMSPGAGGVTQDPKMKTEELVRAALTPLGRYRIAVKYRATQLTDEATPDPTSFWISDVPWVQYFRNPFAIHAAYWHEDFGSPKSGGCINLSPEDAMHVFGWTEPHVPEGWASVEARRDALGTWIVIRK from the coding sequence GTGCGTCTCGCCCTTCGTCGCGTATTGCTGCCGCTCGTCCTGCTCTCGACGGGCTGCGCCTCCGATCCTCCGCCCCCCAGGCCGGGGCCCGTGGCCGCGCCCGAGAATGCAGGCGCCGCCGTTTTACCCGCGCGCGCCGAGCCCACGAGCGGCGCACGGGTCGCAATCGACGCGGGCGCGGACGCGGAGGCGCCCGTCGCGAAGGACGCGAAGGGCGCGCGGCCCAGGCTCGGCTCGATCGGGTATACGACCTGGATCGTCTCCGACAAGCTCGCCAAGAACCGGATCGGGCAGGTTCGTCCGGGCACCACCATTCCGCTTCGCAGCGAGGCGCCCGTCGAGCTGCCGCGCCGCTCGGATCATGGCCGCTGCAAGAGCGGGCGCCTGTACGAGGTCGAGCCCCGCGGGTACGTCTGCGAGGACGACACGGTGACGCGCGACCTCGAGGGGCCGCTCTTCCGCGCCCTCGCATTCGCCGCCCCGCGCGAGGGCGCCAGGCCCTACGATTACGCGTTCACCACCCGCGCGCCCATGTACGGCAAGCTCCCCACCGAAAAGGAGCAGCGCCGGGCGGAGAGGCGCATGTGGCCGATCGAGAAGCTCGCGAAGGTTCGCCGCTCGACCGACGGTCACGAGGACCTCGACGAGCTCACCCCGCCCAAGCCCACGGGACCCATGCCCGATTTCCTGGCGCAAAACCCCGAGCTGCCCCTGCCGATCGGCCGGCGCGAGGGCCTCGTGCGCAAAGAGATCCCCTACGGCTCGATGCTCTCCTTCAGCCATTCCTTCGACGCCGGCGGTCGCACCTTCCTCCTCTCCCCCGATCTCACGCTCGTCCCCGCCGATCGCGTCCGCCCCTTTCGTCCGAGCTCTTTCCGCGGGGTTCCGATCGACGAGGCGCATCCATTGCCCCTCGGCTGGTTCCGAAAGAAACCGCGCCCGAGATACCGGCGTGACGAGAGGGGCTCGTTCGTGGAGACGGGCGAGCCGTGGGCGCCGCGCACGTTCGTGGGATTGACGGGCAAGAAGGTCGAGCACGACGGGGATCTGTTCTGGGAGACGCGCGAGCCGGGGCCGATCTACGCGCGCGCCCGTGACGTTTCGATCGTTCGCGAGCCGGAGGAGATGCCGGACGTCGTGGCGCCGGACGAGAAATGGATCGACGTCTCGCTCGGCGGGGGCACGCTCACGCTCTTCGAGGGCAAGCGCGCCGTCTATTCGACGCTCATGTCGCCAGGCGCGGGCGGCGTCACGCAAGACCCCAAGATGAAGACCGAGGAGCTCGTGCGCGCGGCCCTCACGCCCCTCGGCCGTTACCGCATCGCCGTCAAGTACCGCGCCACCCAGCTCACCGACGAGGCCACGCCCGATCCCACGTCGTTCTGGATCTCCGACGTGCCCTGGGTGCAATACTTCCGCAATCCCTTCGCCATCCACGCCGCTTACTGGCACGAGGATTTCGGCTCCCCGAAGAGCGGCGGGTGCATCAACCTCTCTCCCGAGGATGCAATGCACGTCTTCGGATGGACCGAGCCCCACGTCCCCGAGGGCTGGGCGAGCGTCGAGGCGCGGCGGGACGCGCTGGGGACGTGGATCGTGATACGGAAATAG
- a CDS encoding serine O-acetyltransferase, whose protein sequence is MKKREDDIGGVIDGLLASYERDGRGHHIDKKYLPSRAEIFGIIELLFQVFYPGYYGRQDLKTDNLRYHVETLVATLREKLSTQIEKCLCWAGEAAGREEAKLGPCAFRGRHLASEFLARLPEIRDALILDVQAAYDGDPAAGSVDEVILSYPGLVAVTVHRVAHELYVMGVPLMPRIMSEWAHSQSGADIHPGARIGKSFFIDHATGVVIGETSRIGSSVKVYQGVTLGAISHPKDDRGRVIRDSKRHPTVEDSVTLYSNAAVLGGQTVIGEGSVVGGSVFLTKSIPRRSRVALKPPETRVMEVAGTGDDEFLLEFEI, encoded by the coding sequence ATGAAGAAACGAGAGGATGACATCGGTGGGGTGATCGACGGCCTGCTCGCGAGCTACGAGCGCGACGGGCGCGGCCACCACATCGACAAGAAGTACCTGCCTTCGCGCGCGGAGATCTTCGGGATCATCGAGCTGCTCTTCCAGGTCTTCTACCCGGGCTACTACGGGCGGCAGGACCTGAAGACGGACAACCTGCGCTACCACGTCGAGACGCTCGTCGCGACGCTGCGCGAGAAGCTGTCGACGCAGATCGAGAAATGCCTCTGCTGGGCGGGAGAAGCCGCCGGGCGCGAGGAGGCGAAGCTCGGCCCCTGCGCGTTCCGCGGCCGCCACCTCGCCTCGGAGTTCCTCGCGCGCCTGCCCGAGATCCGCGACGCGCTCATCCTCGACGTGCAGGCCGCCTACGACGGCGATCCGGCCGCAGGGAGCGTCGACGAGGTCATCCTCTCGTACCCGGGCCTCGTCGCCGTGACGGTGCACCGCGTGGCGCACGAGCTGTACGTGATGGGCGTGCCGCTCATGCCGCGCATCATGAGCGAATGGGCGCATTCGCAGAGCGGCGCCGACATTCACCCCGGGGCGAGGATCGGCAAGAGCTTCTTCATCGATCACGCGACGGGCGTCGTCATCGGCGAGACGTCGCGCATCGGCTCGAGCGTGAAGGTCTACCAGGGCGTCACGCTCGGCGCGATCTCGCACCCGAAGGACGATCGGGGCCGGGTGATCCGCGATTCGAAGCGGCACCCGACGGTCGAGGATTCGGTGACGCTCTACTCGAACGCCGCCGTGCTCGGCGGACAGACCGTGATCGGCGAGGGCAGCGTGGTGGGCGGCTCGGTGTTCTTGACGAAGAGCATCCCGCGCCGCTCGCGCGTGGCCCTGAAGCCGCCCGAGACGCGCGTCATGGAGGTCGCCGGCACCGGCGACGACGAGTTCCTGCTCGAATTCGAGATCTGA
- the cysK gene encoding cysteine synthase A → MARIYEDNSRSIGRTPLVKINRLTEGAHATVLAKIEGRNPAYSVKCRIGAAMVWDAEERGLLRPGKAIVEATSGNTGIALAFAAAARGYSCVLTMPETMSMERRKVLVALGAQIILTPGALGMKGAIAKAEELAATQPDKYVLMRQFENPANPAIHEKTTGPEIWEDTDGAIDVFVAGVGTGGTITGVSRYIKQTMGKNILTVGVEPSHSPVIAQTLAGQELKPAPHKIQGLGAGFVPKNLDLSVVDRIEAVSNDESLDMARRLAREEGILCGISCGAAMVAALRLAKDPAFAGKTIVTVLPDAGERYLSTALFEGMFEAVEKATAVG, encoded by the coding sequence ATGGCGCGCATCTACGAAGACAACTCCCGAAGCATCGGGCGGACCCCGCTCGTCAAAATCAACCGGCTCACCGAGGGCGCGCACGCCACCGTGCTCGCGAAGATCGAGGGCCGAAACCCCGCCTACTCCGTCAAATGCCGCATCGGCGCCGCGATGGTCTGGGACGCCGAGGAGCGCGGCCTCTTGCGCCCGGGCAAGGCCATCGTCGAGGCGACGAGCGGCAACACGGGCATCGCGCTCGCCTTCGCCGCCGCCGCGCGCGGCTACTCGTGCGTGCTCACCATGCCCGAGACCATGAGCATGGAGCGGCGCAAGGTGCTGGTCGCGCTCGGCGCGCAGATCATCCTGACGCCCGGCGCGCTCGGCATGAAGGGCGCCATCGCCAAGGCCGAGGAGCTGGCCGCGACGCAGCCGGACAAGTACGTGCTCATGCGGCAGTTCGAGAACCCCGCGAACCCCGCCATCCACGAGAAGACCACCGGGCCCGAGATCTGGGAGGACACCGACGGCGCGATCGACGTCTTCGTCGCCGGCGTGGGCACCGGCGGCACGATCACCGGCGTCTCGCGCTACATCAAGCAAACGATGGGCAAGAACATCCTCACCGTCGGCGTCGAGCCCAGCCATTCGCCCGTCATCGCGCAGACCCTCGCAGGCCAGGAGCTCAAGCCGGCGCCCCATAAGATCCAGGGGCTCGGGGCCGGGTTCGTCCCGAAGAACCTGGATTTGTCGGTGGTGGATCGGATCGAGGCGGTCTCGAACGACGAGTCGCTCGACATGGCGCGGCGGCTCGCGCGCGAGGAGGGCATCCTGTGCGGGATCTCGTGCGGCGCGGCCATGGTGGCGGCGCTCAGGCTCGCGAAAGACCCGGCCTTCGCCGGGAAAACCATCGTGACCGTGCTGCCCGACGCGGGCGAGCGATACCTCTCGACCGCGCTCTTCGAGGGCATGTTCGAGGCCGTCGAGAAGGCGACGGCGGTGGGCTGA
- a CDS encoding FAD-dependent oxidoreductase, with translation MDSEANGGERFGGRRAIVIGGSVAGLVAARVLSDHFDEVVILERDPLPEGAVFHRGVPQARHVHALLLRGLEALESLFPSLRADLDVAGAVTVDSGRELRWYHTGGFNVDCEGAPVVCAQSRPLLEGLIRQRVRAIPNVRLRDGVEVAGLLPSPGSTGGVEGVRIRAPEAAGQAPNATEELCAELVVDASGRGSQGSAWLEALGHPKPERSTVKVQVGYASRIYRRPEPSPYAWKILYVTEARLGAVVPIEDGQWIVTLGGMLGDYPPADEVGFLEFARNLATRELFEVISRAEPLGKIDVYRFPSHLWRRYERMKRMPDGFLVVGDALCSFNPIYGQGMTVAALEGLMLDNVLRAAGGRGDVRGLSRRFHAEAAKVVDVAWAAATEADLRIPEVEGERPFGFAFRSWYNQQVHELRLSDPEVALQFYRVMHLLDPSSKLYHPPVLTRVLGHAVRKVLERSPTKLVEARAGFRDVS, from the coding sequence ATGGACAGCGAGGCGAACGGAGGCGAGCGATTCGGCGGACGGCGAGCGATCGTGATCGGCGGCAGCGTGGCCGGGCTCGTGGCCGCGCGCGTGCTCTCGGACCATTTCGACGAAGTCGTCATCCTCGAGCGCGATCCGCTCCCCGAGGGCGCGGTCTTCCACCGGGGAGTCCCCCAGGCGCGGCACGTGCACGCCCTGCTTCTACGGGGTCTCGAGGCCCTCGAGTCCCTTTTCCCGTCGCTCCGCGCCGACCTCGACGTGGCAGGAGCGGTCACCGTGGACTCCGGCCGCGAGCTCCGCTGGTATCACACGGGCGGCTTCAACGTCGATTGCGAGGGCGCCCCCGTCGTCTGTGCGCAGAGCAGGCCCCTGCTCGAAGGCTTGATCCGGCAGCGGGTCCGCGCGATCCCGAACGTGCGCTTGCGCGACGGCGTCGAGGTCGCCGGCCTTTTGCCGAGCCCGGGCAGCACGGGCGGCGTCGAGGGTGTCCGCATCCGTGCGCCCGAGGCCGCAGGGCAGGCGCCCAACGCGACCGAGGAGCTTTGCGCCGAGCTCGTCGTGGACGCGAGCGGGCGCGGATCGCAGGGATCCGCGTGGCTCGAAGCGCTCGGCCATCCGAAGCCCGAGCGGTCGACCGTCAAGGTGCAGGTGGGGTACGCCTCGCGCATCTACCGGCGGCCCGAGCCGTCCCCCTATGCATGGAAGATACTGTACGTGACCGAGGCGCGCCTCGGCGCCGTCGTGCCGATCGAGGACGGGCAATGGATCGTGACGCTCGGCGGGATGCTCGGCGATTATCCGCCGGCCGACGAGGTCGGGTTCCTCGAGTTCGCGCGGAACCTGGCCACGCGCGAGCTTTTCGAGGTCATATCGCGCGCCGAGCCGCTCGGGAAGATTGACGTCTATCGCTTCCCCTCGCACCTCTGGCGGCGCTACGAGCGCATGAAGCGGATGCCGGACGGCTTCCTGGTCGTGGGCGACGCGCTCTGCAGCTTCAACCCGATCTATGGGCAGGGAATGACCGTGGCGGCGCTCGAGGGCCTGATGCTCGACAATGTCCTGCGCGCCGCGGGCGGGCGAGGGGACGTCCGTGGGCTCTCCCGGCGCTTTCACGCCGAGGCCGCGAAGGTCGTCGACGTGGCGTGGGCGGCGGCGACGGAAGCGGATTTGCGCATTCCCGAGGTGGAGGGTGAGCGCCCCTTCGGATTTGCGTTCCGGAGCTGGTACAACCAGCAGGTGCACGAGCTCAGGCTCTCCGATCCCGAGGTCGCGCTGCAGTTTTATCGGGTGATGCACCTGCTCGATCCGTCGAGCAAGCTCTATCACCCGCCCGTGCTCACGCGCGTGCTCGGCCACGCCGTCCGAAAGGTGCTCGAAAGATCACCTACGAAGCTCGTCGAGGCGCGTGCGGGCTTCCGTGACGTTTCGTGA
- a CDS encoding serine/threonine-protein kinase, with protein sequence MGAAVRATAFQELIAGKYRVEGEIGHGAMGVVLAATHVDLDQRVAIKLIHAHAADDPESLARFLQEARAAAKIHSEHVARVIDVGTLDDGRSYIVMEHLEGCDLAEVLQTDSPLPVPVAVSYALEVCEGLAAAHAAGVVHRDLKPANIFLARQADVSFTLKVLDFGVSKILRGSDAPLEPQAAVTHTGQIFGSPAYMSPEQLRSSGRVDARADIWALGVVLYQMLAGELPFGKGSMADLMAAIVRDPPASLRLSRPEVPEALEEAVLRCLAKAPEDRYRSVADLALALQPFGPEGAATRVERIGRLLEPQSRRRADRRPTPLTPSFLARAPEPASSAPTGTLSSGEAAQKLVQPPPEPSSREGDELRSSRRTERRRVHLALGGAFLLALALLVVMTVLRAPRPVALDARVVPPATSVVIPVPAALVGGTASAPAEAARAEVTMTVTSAPPGTKVYLGETLVGEAPGEMRFARGSDKITLRLVADGHVPAEMAIVPDIDRVIAVELKRLPAPSTRPKTTVPKDLEPF encoded by the coding sequence ATGGGAGCAGCTGTACGAGCGACGGCGTTCCAGGAGCTCATCGCCGGCAAGTACCGGGTCGAGGGAGAGATCGGCCACGGCGCCATGGGCGTCGTGCTCGCCGCCACGCACGTCGACCTCGACCAGCGCGTGGCGATCAAGCTGATCCACGCCCACGCCGCCGACGATCCCGAGTCCCTCGCGCGCTTCCTCCAGGAGGCGCGCGCGGCCGCGAAGATCCACAGCGAGCACGTCGCCCGTGTCATCGACGTCGGTACGCTCGACGACGGTCGGTCCTATATCGTCATGGAGCACCTCGAGGGCTGTGACCTCGCCGAGGTCCTCCAGACCGACAGCCCGCTCCCCGTGCCCGTCGCGGTCAGCTACGCCCTCGAGGTCTGCGAGGGCCTCGCCGCCGCGCACGCCGCCGGCGTCGTCCACCGCGACCTGAAGCCCGCGAACATCTTCCTCGCCCGCCAGGCCGACGTGTCCTTCACCCTCAAGGTCCTCGATTTCGGCGTATCGAAGATCCTCCGCGGCTCGGATGCGCCGCTCGAGCCCCAGGCCGCGGTGACCCACACCGGCCAGATCTTCGGCTCGCCGGCCTACATGTCCCCCGAGCAGCTCCGCTCCTCGGGCCGCGTGGACGCGCGGGCCGACATCTGGGCGCTCGGGGTCGTGCTCTACCAGATGCTCGCGGGGGAGCTGCCCTTCGGCAAAGGCTCGATGGCCGATCTGATGGCCGCAATCGTGCGCGACCCGCCGGCGTCCCTGCGGCTTTCGCGCCCCGAGGTCCCCGAGGCGCTCGAGGAGGCCGTGCTGCGCTGCCTCGCGAAAGCGCCCGAGGATCGATATCGCTCGGTCGCGGATCTCGCCCTCGCGCTGCAGCCCTTCGGCCCCGAGGGCGCGGCCACGCGCGTCGAGAGAATCGGACGCCTGCTCGAACCCCAGAGCCGCCGGCGCGCCGATCGCCGGCCCACGCCGCTGACCCCGAGCTTCCTCGCGCGCGCCCCCGAGCCCGCCTCCTCGGCGCCCACGGGAACGCTCAGCTCCGGCGAGGCCGCTCAAAAGCTCGTTCAGCCTCCACCCGAGCCCTCGTCGCGCGAGGGGGACGAGCTCCGAAGCTCCCGGCGCACGGAGAGGAGGCGCGTGCACCTTGCCCTCGGCGGCGCGTTCCTCCTCGCGCTCGCGCTCCTGGTCGTGATGACCGTCCTGCGCGCCCCCCGGCCCGTCGCGCTCGACGCGCGGGTCGTGCCTCCCGCGACGAGCGTCGTGATTCCTGTGCCTGCCGCGCTCGTCGGGGGCACGGCCTCTGCGCCCGCCGAGGCCGCGCGCGCGGAGGTCACCATGACCGTGACCTCTGCGCCCCCGGGGACCAAGGTTTACCTCGGTGAGACGCTCGTCGGCGAGGCGCCCGGCGAGATGCGCTTCGCGCGCGGCAGCGACAAGATCACCCTCCGCCTCGTCGCGGATGGGCACGTTCCCGCGGAGATGGCGATCGTCCCCGACATCGATCGCGTGATCGCCGTCGAGTTGAAGCGCCTGCCCGCGCCCTCGACGCGCCCGAAGACGACGGTCCCCAAGGACCTGGAGCCATTCTGA